One window of the Actinomyces wuliandei genome contains the following:
- a CDS encoding PTS sugar transporter subunit IIA gives MGTHATKEGTVPEPRDQPDPRPDPTDAPSLPTLVDTRSVRLGATASDWREAVREAGDALVAAGACAAPYTEAMIRSVEEHGPYIVLSPGLALPHARPDDGDGDNSVTRTALSYVRLTSPVAFGHETNDPVRVVMALAAADGTAHLRALADLAAILADPQRRHRLENATTPEEVLDALRPPQAGPPVGRSTEAAGGTGSPEGADSKGNPGTAEAAADSAASTGSAASTETTVASTGLVLTVCGNGLGTSLFLKNTLEQVLDTWGWLPYLRVEATDTISARGRAKDADLLLTSGAIAQTLGDPGVPVEVIEDFTSHTELDAALRRTYAV, from the coding sequence GTGGGCACTCACGCGACCAAGGAGGGTACCGTGCCCGAGCCCCGCGACCAGCCTGACCCCCGCCCCGACCCCACCGACGCGCCCAGCCTGCCCACCCTGGTCGACACCCGCTCCGTCCGCCTGGGAGCCACCGCCTCCGACTGGCGCGAGGCTGTCCGGGAAGCCGGTGACGCCCTGGTCGCGGCCGGGGCCTGCGCCGCCCCCTACACGGAGGCCATGATCCGCTCGGTGGAGGAGCACGGCCCCTACATCGTGCTGTCACCCGGCCTGGCACTGCCTCACGCGCGCCCCGACGACGGCGACGGCGACAACTCTGTGACCCGCACCGCCCTGTCCTACGTGCGCCTGACGTCCCCCGTCGCCTTCGGCCACGAGACCAACGACCCTGTCCGCGTCGTCATGGCCCTGGCCGCCGCTGACGGCACCGCGCACCTGAGGGCGCTGGCGGACCTGGCTGCCATCCTGGCTGACCCGCAGCGCCGCCACCGGCTGGAGAACGCCACCACCCCCGAGGAGGTCCTCGACGCCCTGCGGCCACCGCAGGCAGGACCGCCCGTCGGCAGGAGCACCGAGGCCGCCGGAGGCACAGGCAGTCCCGAGGGCGCCGACAGCAAGGGGAACCCGGGAACCGCCGAGGCCGCCGCAGACAGCGCAGCCAGCACAGGCAGCGCAGCCAGCACTGAGACCACCGTCGCCTCCACGGGACTGGTCCTCACCGTGTGCGGCAACGGCCTGGGCACCAGCCTGTTCCTGAAGAACACCCTGGAGCAGGTGCTCGACACCTGGGGCTGGCTGCCCTACCTGAGGGTCGAGGCCACCGACACGATCTCAGCCAGGGGAAGGGCCAAGGACGCCGACCTCCTCCTGACCTCCGGGGCCATCGCCCAGACCCTGGGCGACCCCGGTGTGCCGGTCGAGGTCATTGAGGACTTCACCTCCCACACCGAGCTCGACGCCGCGCTACGCCGCACCTACGCCGTGTGA
- the cysS gene encoding cysteine--tRNA ligase, with protein MTTVTAVPAGSPAPQPTLRLYDSAAREVVPLAPTVTPGVVAIYLCGATVQGSPHIGHMRSAIAFDVLRRWLERQGQKVVLIRNVTDIDDKILTRSAAAVPPVAWWAWAQRHEREFDAAYRALGVAPPTYEPRATGHVPEMISLVTRLLERGHAYTGEAGNVYFSVASLPGYGSLTNQRPEDLASTEEEPQQEDQEDTEADKRDPRDFALWKAARPGEPQDAAWDAPWGRGRPGWHLECSAMSHRYLGEEFDIHGGGIDLRFPHHENEQAQSHGAGWGFARHWVHNAWVTIKGAKMSKSLGNSLTVAELLRSHDPVVLRLAMGTVHHRSTVEFSEETLTEAASLWERLTSALTRAQELCGDLGSTDQAGLRRLALPEAFAAAMDDDLNLAGAMAQVHACLKRLNMALAQAGHDGAGAAADAGTAGAAPSGVETVRQAALELRAMLDVLGLDPFSDPWRSCLAGAARSTSGSDAAAHALDHLVTDLLDQRAQARAAKDWARADALRDALSQAGVVVEDSPVGARWHLA; from the coding sequence GTGACTACAGTGACTGCCGTGCCTGCCGGCTCCCCCGCCCCCCAGCCGACCCTGCGCCTGTACGACTCCGCAGCCCGGGAGGTCGTCCCCCTGGCCCCCACCGTGACCCCGGGAGTGGTCGCGATATACCTGTGCGGCGCCACGGTCCAGGGCAGCCCGCACATCGGGCACATGCGCTCAGCCATCGCCTTTGACGTGTTGCGCCGGTGGCTGGAGCGCCAGGGCCAGAAGGTCGTCCTCATCCGCAACGTCACCGACATCGACGACAAGATCCTTACCCGCTCCGCCGCAGCCGTCCCCCCCGTCGCCTGGTGGGCGTGGGCGCAGCGTCACGAGCGCGAGTTCGACGCCGCCTACCGCGCCCTGGGCGTGGCCCCCCCAACCTACGAGCCTCGCGCCACCGGCCACGTCCCGGAGATGATCAGCCTGGTCACCCGCCTGCTGGAACGCGGCCACGCCTACACGGGGGAGGCTGGCAACGTCTACTTCTCTGTGGCCTCCCTGCCCGGCTACGGCTCGCTGACCAACCAGCGTCCCGAGGACCTGGCCTCCACCGAGGAGGAGCCGCAGCAGGAGGACCAGGAGGACACCGAGGCGGACAAGCGCGACCCACGGGACTTCGCCCTGTGGAAGGCGGCCAGGCCGGGCGAGCCGCAGGACGCCGCCTGGGACGCCCCGTGGGGGCGCGGGCGTCCCGGGTGGCACCTGGAGTGCTCGGCCATGTCGCACCGTTACCTGGGCGAGGAGTTCGACATCCACGGGGGTGGGATCGACCTGCGCTTCCCGCACCACGAGAACGAGCAGGCCCAGTCCCACGGCGCTGGGTGGGGCTTTGCCCGGCACTGGGTCCACAATGCCTGGGTCACGATCAAGGGCGCCAAGATGAGCAAGTCGCTGGGCAACTCCCTGACCGTGGCCGAGCTCCTCAGGTCGCACGACCCGGTCGTCCTGCGTCTGGCCATGGGGACCGTCCACCACCGCTCCACCGTGGAGTTCTCCGAGGAGACCCTGACCGAGGCCGCCTCCCTGTGGGAGCGCCTGACCAGTGCCCTGACCCGGGCGCAGGAGCTCTGCGGGGACCTGGGGAGCACCGACCAGGCTGGGCTGAGGCGGCTGGCGCTGCCTGAGGCCTTTGCCGCCGCCATGGACGACGACCTCAACCTGGCGGGCGCCATGGCCCAGGTGCACGCCTGCCTCAAGAGGCTCAACATGGCCCTGGCCCAGGCGGGCCACGACGGCGCGGGCGCCGCCGCCGACGCGGGGACAGCCGGGGCCGCGCCTTCCGGAGTTGAGACCGTGCGCCAGGCCGCCCTGGAGCTGCGCGCTATGCTAGACGTCCTGGGGCTTGACCCCTTCAGCGATCCGTGGCGCTCCTGCCTGGCAGGGGCCGCAAGGTCGACAAGCGGGTCCGACGCGGCCGCGCACGCCCTGGACCACCTGGTGACCGACCTCCTCGACCAGCGCGCCCAGGCCCGGGCCGCTAAGGACTGGGCCCGGGCGGACGCCCTGCGTGACGCCCTGTCGCAGGCAGGGGTCGTCGTCGAGGACTCACCCGTCGGCGCCCGCTGGCACCTGGCCTGA
- the ispF gene encoding 2-C-methyl-D-erythritol 2,4-cyclodiphosphate synthase, producing the protein MDLDQVVHYLPRTGIGTDVHAFAAPGSTTPLHLACLEWPGQTGLEGHSDGDVVAHACCDALLSATGLGDLGSVFGTAEPRWQGASGALLLAETARRVRQAGFEIGNVAVQLVGQRPRVADRTAEAAAALSAAASARVTFSATTTDHLGFLGREEGLAAVATALVYPAHPAWRAS; encoded by the coding sequence ATCGACCTCGACCAGGTGGTCCACTACCTGCCCCGGACCGGGATCGGCACCGACGTGCACGCCTTCGCCGCCCCCGGCTCCACCACCCCGCTGCACCTGGCCTGCCTGGAGTGGCCCGGGCAGACCGGGCTGGAGGGTCACTCCGACGGCGACGTCGTCGCGCACGCCTGCTGTGACGCCCTCCTGTCCGCTACCGGCCTGGGGGACCTGGGCAGCGTCTTCGGCACGGCGGAGCCACGGTGGCAGGGGGCCTCAGGGGCACTCCTCCTGGCTGAGACCGCCCGGCGGGTGCGCCAGGCCGGCTTCGAGATCGGCAACGTCGCCGTCCAGCTGGTCGGGCAGCGCCCCCGGGTGGCCGACCGTACCGCGGAGGCGGCGGCGGCGCTGTCAGCAGCGGCCTCGGCACGGGTCACCTTCAGCGCCACCACGACCGACCACCTGGGGTTCCTGGGACGGGAGGAGGGGCTGGCTGCGGTGGCCACCGCACTGGTCTACCCGGCTCACCCGGCCTGGCGCGCCTCCTGA
- the rlmB gene encoding 23S rRNA (guanosine(2251)-2'-O)-methyltransferase RlmB: MPGNDRRHGALRRRGRKGPTKGSGGNRRRGLEGRGPTPKAEDRVGHPRARARQQAQAQQERPSRAEQHHRTRERLRVSRSSEIVFGRNAVAEAAYASVPFSQVFMAASADDDERLQAVVRRAALAAAPVVEASRADLDALTEGAAHQGVAVEVPPYQYVSAADLLEGARSRDRTPLLVALDQVTDPHNLGAVLRSAGAFGADGVIVPARRSVGVTAAAWKVSAGAAARVRVARETNMVRCLERLQRQGCFVVGLDTRATTHVEDMGLADSPLVVVTGSEGRGLSRLVRETCDLLVSVPITGSVDSLNAAVATSISLYEVDRLRRQARGAAEVGTR; the protein is encoded by the coding sequence ATGCCTGGAAACGACCGTCGCCACGGCGCCCTGCGCCGACGCGGCAGGAAGGGCCCCACCAAGGGGTCCGGCGGAAACCGCCGTCGCGGCCTGGAGGGCAGAGGACCCACGCCAAAGGCGGAGGACCGCGTCGGCCACCCCAGGGCGCGGGCCAGGCAGCAGGCTCAGGCGCAGCAGGAGCGCCCCAGCCGCGCTGAGCAGCACCACCGCACCCGCGAGCGCCTCCGGGTCTCCCGCAGCAGCGAGATCGTGTTCGGCCGCAACGCCGTGGCAGAGGCCGCCTACGCCTCCGTGCCCTTCTCCCAGGTCTTCATGGCCGCCTCGGCCGACGACGACGAGCGCCTCCAGGCGGTAGTACGGCGTGCCGCCCTGGCTGCCGCCCCCGTCGTGGAAGCCAGCAGGGCGGACCTGGATGCCCTGACCGAGGGCGCCGCCCACCAGGGCGTGGCCGTGGAGGTGCCCCCCTACCAGTACGTGAGCGCGGCAGACCTGCTGGAGGGCGCCCGCAGCCGGGACCGCACCCCCCTGCTCGTGGCCCTGGACCAGGTCACCGACCCCCACAACCTGGGAGCCGTCCTGCGCAGCGCTGGAGCCTTCGGCGCCGACGGGGTCATCGTCCCCGCCCGCCGCAGCGTCGGCGTCACCGCAGCCGCGTGGAAGGTCTCCGCAGGCGCGGCGGCACGGGTGCGCGTCGCACGTGAGACCAACATGGTGCGCTGCCTGGAACGCCTCCAGAGGCAGGGGTGCTTTGTGGTGGGGCTCGACACCCGCGCCACGACGCACGTGGAGGACATGGGCCTGGCCGACTCCCCCCTGGTCGTCGTGACCGGCTCGGAGGGCAGGGGCCTGTCCCGTCTGGTGCGTGAGACCTGCGACCTTCTGGTCTCAGTGCCTATCACCGGCTCCGTGGACTCCCTCAACGCCGCAGTCGCCACCAGCATCAGCCTCTACGAGGTCGACCGCCTCCGCCGCCAGGCACGGGGCGCGGCCGAGGTCGGCACCCGCTAG
- a CDS encoding PTS ascorbate transporter subunit IIC, with protein MSLLATIAQFVVNEILSVPAFLIGIITATGLVALRRGTGTVLGGAIKAVLGFLLVSAGAGLVTASLEPLGTMIQGSLGTRGVVPTNEAIAGIAQEQYGTQVSWLMILGFVVALLLARLTPLRYVFLTGHHLLFMATLITIVMASAGMPGPVVVALGALLLGVLMVSLPALAHPWTRRVTGDDSIAIGHFGTLGYIAAGAVGRLVDPRGRSRSTEDLKVPESLRFLRDSMVSTALSMVVMYLVLAVAYLARRGSDVAFTAFADGATDVGNYLMQAVTQGLQFGIAVAVILFGVRTILGELVPAFQGIAQAVVPGAVPALDAPIVFPYAQNAVLIGFLSSFTGGLVGLAVLGTWLGPALGLALILPGLVPHFFTGGAAGVYGNATGGRRGAVAGGFVNGLLVTFLPALLLRVLGTLETAATTFGDTDFGWFGLLIGYGARTGTAAGGVVLALVAAGLLAAAIVVQRRVVEPGWDPAPARPRTGGQAAAAPGAEATGNAASQEASQAPPSPRQQAGTVSGTTDDSPTSPRRHPRVRPPAGAPAPPPPPLPQDSTGPTQAH; from the coding sequence GTGTCACTCCTTGCCACCATCGCCCAGTTCGTCGTCAACGAGATCCTCAGCGTCCCCGCCTTCCTCATCGGCATCATCACGGCCACTGGCCTGGTCGCCCTGCGGCGAGGCACCGGCACGGTGCTGGGAGGCGCTATCAAGGCCGTGCTCGGCTTCCTGCTGGTCAGTGCCGGCGCGGGCCTGGTCACCGCCTCCCTGGAGCCCCTGGGGACCATGATCCAGGGCAGCCTGGGGACCCGGGGCGTCGTCCCCACCAACGAGGCGATCGCGGGCATCGCCCAGGAGCAGTACGGCACCCAGGTCTCCTGGCTGATGATCCTCGGCTTCGTGGTAGCCCTGCTCCTGGCCCGCCTGACCCCGCTGCGCTACGTCTTCCTCACCGGCCACCACCTCCTGTTCATGGCCACCCTCATCACCATCGTCATGGCCTCCGCCGGCATGCCGGGACCGGTCGTCGTCGCCCTGGGAGCCCTGCTCCTGGGAGTCCTCATGGTGTCCCTGCCCGCCCTGGCGCACCCGTGGACCAGGCGGGTCACCGGGGACGACTCCATCGCCATCGGCCACTTCGGCACCCTGGGCTACATCGCAGCAGGAGCCGTGGGGCGGCTGGTGGACCCCCGGGGACGCTCCCGCTCCACCGAGGACCTCAAGGTGCCGGAGTCCCTGCGCTTCCTACGCGACTCCATGGTGTCCACCGCCTTGTCCATGGTGGTCATGTACCTGGTGCTGGCCGTGGCCTACCTGGCACGGCGTGGCTCGGACGTGGCCTTCACAGCCTTCGCGGACGGGGCCACAGACGTCGGCAACTACCTCATGCAGGCGGTGACCCAGGGCCTCCAGTTCGGTATCGCGGTCGCTGTCATCCTGTTCGGGGTCCGCACGATCCTGGGCGAGCTCGTCCCCGCCTTCCAGGGGATCGCGCAGGCCGTGGTCCCCGGGGCCGTCCCGGCGCTGGACGCGCCGATCGTCTTCCCCTACGCCCAGAACGCCGTCCTCATCGGGTTCCTCTCCTCCTTCACCGGGGGGCTGGTCGGGCTGGCGGTCCTGGGGACCTGGCTGGGGCCCGCCCTCGGTCTGGCACTCATCCTGCCCGGGCTCGTCCCCCACTTCTTCACCGGGGGCGCGGCAGGCGTCTACGGCAACGCCACTGGTGGGCGCCGGGGTGCGGTGGCGGGCGGGTTCGTCAACGGCCTGCTGGTGACCTTCCTCCCCGCGCTGCTGCTGCGGGTCCTAGGGACGCTGGAGACGGCTGCCACCACCTTCGGCGACACCGACTTCGGCTGGTTCGGCCTTCTCATCGGGTACGGCGCCCGGACCGGCACCGCAGCAGGAGGCGTGGTGCTCGCCCTGGTGGCCGCAGGGCTCCTGGCGGCAGCCATCGTGGTGCAGCGCCGGGTGGTGGAGCCCGGCTGGGACCCCGCCCCGGCCCGTCCCCGGACAGGCGGTCAGGCCGCAGCCGCCCCCGGCGCCGAGGCCACGGGTAACGCAGCGTCACAAGAGGCGTCACAGGCACCGCCGTCGCCACGGCAGCAGGCCGGAACCGTCTCCGGCACGACAGACGACTCCCCCACCTCACCCCGGCGCCACCCGCGCGTGAGACCCCCGGCCGGCGCTCCGGCCCCTCCCCCGCCGCCCCTCCCGCAGGACAGCACCGGCCCCACTCAGGCACACTAG